In one Grus americana isolate bGruAme1 unplaced genomic scaffold, bGruAme1.mat scaffold_69, whole genome shotgun sequence genomic region, the following are encoded:
- the LOC129200948 gene encoding ATPase family AAA domain-containing protein 2-like — protein sequence MRKGADCLSKWAGESERQLRLLFDQAYQMRPSIIFFDEIDGLAPVRSSEQDQIHSSIVSTLLALMDGLDSRGEIVVIGATNRLDSIDPALRRPGRFDREFLFSLPDKEVRT from the exons atgcgaaaaggtgccgactgcctgagtaaatgggcgggggaatctgaacgacagcttcggttattatttgatcag gcctaccagatgcgaccttcaattatcttcttcgatgagatagatggccttgctcctgtgcggtccagtgaacaagaccaaattcatag ctctattgtgtcaactcttctggcccttatggatggcttagacagcagaggagagattgtggtcattggagccaccaacaggctggattctatagatcctgctttacgaagacccggccgctttgatcgagagttcctcttcagcttgccagataaagaggtcagaacttaa